Sequence from the Crassostrea angulata isolate pt1a10 chromosome 9, ASM2561291v2, whole genome shotgun sequence genome:
AAGCGGtgtcttttaatttttagcttgtaaggaactttaaaaaaatatgtggatatGCTAGAGGCTTCCCCGATTAAAAAGGACtgttagattttttatttttttaaatatgttttttaactTTTGACTTCTGAACtaatttgattcatttttcaTGAAGTAAACTTCATTGTACAAACTAACTGACAACTCAAACATATCTTTAAAAGTATATAGTGtgcattttgttttcattactgCACAACTACAGGTACATGCATTTCGGTTAGCGTCAAATAATATTAATTCCTGTGAATAATACAACAACTCTTAAAATTCGGAATAATGTTAATTATttccttttgaaaataaaccaaGGTGTAAGTTAACAAACCTTCACAGTTGCTTCCGGGATATCCTTGTCCACAGTCACATGTGTACGGAGTTTGTTCATTATTAGTTTCTTTGCAACTTCCACCGTTTTGGCAAGGATGCGACAGACATTTGTTGGGTGTCTCGCATGTATTTCCAGTACAAGTATCTTTTgctacaaaaacaaaacaacaaacatTTCTACAATTATGTCAGCAAACATTTTGCAATTactaatttaaaaaagtgtCAACTGTATATAACGCGTTccaaaatcaaaacagaaaatctttttgtctgttttcGGCGTTTTACCTCAAAATAACGCAGAAACGTAGAAAAATCTGTGTTAACTCATTTATTGACTcgtaaatacatataaaaacagATTAAACACCTGTACAACATATGCATAGCAATTACAAAGTTCCCGCTTTAGCCTCAGATTAAATTTCcctcaaataaaaaaagtaaaatttatatatacacaccGTATGTATAGCAATTACAAATTTCCACTACATAGCCCAAATCAGAAAGTATGAAAAACACACAAACAACATATGTATAGAAAATACAAATTCCCTCTTTTTAGTCTTGGGGTAAATTTCCTCTCAAATCAAAAAATAAGACAAATATCTACACACGATATGTTAAGGAATTATAAATTCGCTCAATTTAGCCTTAGGGTATATTTCATCCCAATTCAAAATGTAAGATTAATATTTACACAACATATGTATAGCAATAACAAATTTCCTCTCTTTAGCCTCAGGGTAATTTCCTTCCAAAATCAGAAAGTAAGATGAACACGTTCACATAATATATGTAAagcaattacaaaatttaagtATTAAGTTTTGGGATAAATTTCCCCTCAAATCAAAAAGTTAGATAAATATATACACACCATATGTATTGCAATTACAAATTTTAGCTATTTAGCCTTGAGATAAATTTACCCTAAAATCAAAaagtaatattaatatatacacaTCACACTTATACCAATTACCAATTAGCTTTTTAGCCTTGGGGTAAATTTTCTCCCAAAtcagagagaaagaaaaacacCTAAACAACATATGTatagaaattacaaattttCTCTTATTAGCTTTGGGGTAAATTTCCTCCCAaatcaaaaagtaaaatcaaTATCTACACAACATATATTTGTAATAGCAAAGACATATTTTAGCTATTAAGCCTTGGGATAAATTTCCCCTCAAATCAAAAAGTAAGATTAATATATACACACCATCGATATAgcgataaaacattttttaactaTCTAGCCTCGGGGTAAATTTCCTCCCAAATCAAAAAGTAAGGTAAACACCTACacaacatatatatgtatagcaATTACAAATTTTAGCTGTTAAGCCTTGGGATAAATTTCCTCTCAaatcaaaaagtaaaataaatacacaCCACACATATAACGATAACACATTTTAAACTATTTAGTTTTTGGGGTAAATTTCCTCCCAAATTAGAAAGTAATCtagtaaacaaaatatgtattgCAATTACAAATTCTCTCTCTTTAGCCTTTGGGGTAAATTTCCTGCCAAATCCAAAAGTAAGATGAACAACTAaacaacatatacatgtatagcaatTACAAGTTCCCTTTTTTAGCTTAGGGTAAATTTCCTTCCAAATCAAGgagtaaaattaaaatcaacacATGATATGTATAGCAATAACAATTTTCTATTTTAGCCATAGGGTAAATATCCCTCAAAATCAAAACGTAAGATTAACacctacataacattttatacaattaaaaaatccCTTTCTATACCATGGGGTAAATTTCTCccatttaaaaaagtaagacaAACAAAAACTAAGATTAACACCTACACAATATGATTACATGTACACCTGTATAGCAATCAAAAATCCCATCTTTAACCATGGGGTAAATTTACCCCCAAATTAAAAAGTAAGATTAATTTTACTCCATTGAGGTGAAAGTTACACTCAAGTGTATAAACAGACGTCAAAAAGCTAAGATTGTACTGACACAATACTAGATTGAtacttattttatttaacaGCTCTCAAAACCAATGGACAATGGGAATCAAAATGTTCCGACagttttttaaaggaatttaacCACTGAAGCAAATGGATGGCATATAGCTTCGCtcaagaaaaatttcaaaataattcaaaaaaagaAGACTTGTATACGCTGTTCTATATAAATGACATCTAATTGTAAGATGCCATAAAAAGGCAAATACTGAAAGATTATAGCTCATTGCATATATATGTAAGAAGATGAAAATACCACAAATTGAATGGATTGCTTGAATTAAGTCTAAAAACAGAtcaagataaaaatgtttatctgtGTCAACTCTATAAAAATATactaatgtttgaaaaattgtcCTGACAATTATCTGTTTATTTGTCTTCTTTTTTGTCCTCTTCTTCAAGTGTGTCGATTTCTGATCATCGGTGTTGGCAATATTCAAAACATCATCTACAGtaattgaaaagaaagtttataAATCCTAAGGCTTAAAGTGTCTTAAATTTTCCagacattttctttttactaTTCATTGCAAATTGCATGAATTTGTATTGTGAGTTTCATATGGAAACACAATGCGAGTTATCATTAATGATCACTTCAATACAGTCATGGGAAAGATAATAGAGAAAAGCACAGTAACAGTCACAATACTCTCctgtacaaaatttgtttttgtttatgatttttaaacaacacATCTTTTAAATATATAGTAGGAATTCTGTTTTTTACAATGAAACAAAAGTAGGAAAACATTTCAGTAGTAAATAACATCTTTCACTTGTAAGAAATTCCACTCCTTGATTTGGGATCACCACTTTCATCCAGATTGGTGAAGTTTTCAACATTCACAACTTTATCAGTGACACACATGCATGTACACTTTAACTAAAGCGGTAACGCTTTGCCCTGGTATCAAACGTCCCGAGTCCCTGACGGTGGTGCCATGGATCTAATAATTCTATCTACCTTTGTTCATCATATACATAACAATCATTTTGCAATGACGATGTTAGATTTCCAGTAGTATATTTAATAATCGCATCGGCACTTGGGTGGGATCATTAATGATCATCATGAATAGCTGTAAGTTCGTTCAAAACTGATGGTATCAGAaggtatgaaataaaaaatacttgCCTTTGTTTTGCGATTTTCTATTGCTAGCATTAGCACCAGGTGTTCTTCTCAAAGGATTGGTATTCTTTTGAACTCGCATTTGAACCTGCagtaaattaaagtaaaatgcAGGTTAAGCATTGCCAGAGATTTTAGCTAGGTAAAGATGCATTTGTTTTTTTACTCCGCATTGATTTTGTTTGAACACACAGAAAGCTTAGCAAGTATAAATGAACGACTTGTGGGAAACAATAATTTATATGTCAACAGTTTATGTGGTTACATGCacctgtatttacatgtacgcATCAAATACAGCAAAACCAATTAGATGAGGCGAATAACCACATAAATAtactattttgaaatttaaagtatCACTTCTAAGATTTGATATAAACACTTTATATAATAATTGGTATTATGTATGCTTACAAAagaatagaataaaaaaaatgacaataacaaactgtcagccatctcaaaaatccataaaacaaaatacaaatttaaagcagagtaacgcggacctctaaaaagatagaggtaggatcaggtgcctaggaggagtgagcatcctctgctgaccgctcacacccaccgtgtgctctttgtcggaaatgatataaaacttgactGGTGTATGccattgataaaaatattttaacgcATACTTACAATCGGTTCATCTAATTCTTTGTCCACCATTTCATGTAACTCGGGATCAAGTCTCGATGGCCCTGCCTCTTCTTGGTCTGCATTTTCTCGTTGTTTAGGAAGAAGTGGAAGCAACCATCTTGCTTGATCTTTGGCATATCTCGTTCGAAGTGTTAGGTCTGATTTAAGATCTTTTAAGTAATTAACAAATCGTTTCCACCACTGAAACTGCGAttgttctgaaaataaaaactttgagCGATCAATATTTTTCTCCAATGCttcgatatttattttttcaaaataaggaGGTATTAAAATTTGTGGAAGACCATTTGgcatttgtttcaaaattgtgCTAGGTAAACGTTTCCATAGATTATTGTGACTTCCTTTGTATTCTGAAACTACTTGATTTTGATAATCCCTATAAAATCGAAAATGATGGGGTTTAGTATGTTGAGACACTGAATTTAGATATGGAGACAACCAGTTTCttatatcataaagccctttcaGTTGTCGAGTATTGGGTATCAAAGACAGCAGTCTTGGTATTGTTGAAGCTTCGTTTCGTCTCAATTGATCTGCGATTTTGCTAAACCCAGCGTCAATATCTTCATGGGTATGTCCGACGAACAAAAAGGAAATGTGCACCTGaagtgttaaaatattttttttctacttcttaccatgaataaaaaattgtaaagtcaaattaaaaagTGGTTTTCATAAAAAGAATTCATTTAAAGTATCATGATCACAATGTAGCATTGCTTAAACGGGTCATTGCAGTATTTTTGAAAGTTCTATAAACAAATTGAACAGTTTTTCAGTGATGTGTATGTGATGTTCTTACATTAAATAACAGAGGCCgttttgttatttaaataataCTCACCTCTTTGAAAATGTTCTTCCACACTAGCATTTCACAAAATGCtaaaacaaacttatttttgttttctcgaAAACAATTATCGGCTTGGACATAGAGAGTTGGAGGTAGAAAATTTCCCTGTAAAAAAgtcatattaatttatttgatgCTGTACAAGGTATGCAGCTAAAGTTGAAccgatataattttagaaagcaattgatatattaatttatCGAACTGAATGTATGCAATAATGTATTTCATAGAATtacacaaaatcaagaaatattatGTTTGATCGATACAATAACATACATACAATGTAGCACATCGTATCAAAATTAAATAGTAAAAGTTTACCATTTGCAAGCTAGCTGAATAAAGTTCCTTCAAAACTGTGTTCATGACCATGTTCGAGTCATGTGCATATTCGTTGATATCCACgtattttgtaaatttatctAATCCATGATTAATGACTCCTTGAATGTGGGTAGACAGAAGGTTTGCCATGTCTAAATCATTGGATTGACGTCCAAGGAAATGAGGCAAATTAGTCTTCACTGAAGAGTAAGGAGAAAAACCGCATCTTAGTGTGTTGTACAGTTTGCAGGATCAACAATATTATGGTTACTAACACGTTGCAGTTGCGCCACTTATGTTGAAAATGTTCAGTGCTATTAAATGCGTCACCTTTAAGCAAATACAAATAAGTCTAGCAATTTATTTTTGCCCGAGCCTCTTGCACTGCTAACAAAAGTCGGGTCCTTTACTTAAAAAagacttaaaaaagaaaagaagcgAAAACAGTTCCATAAACTTACTCTGATCCATTCCGTCAATAATTATTGACATGTATCTTCGTTTTGATTCTTTTGCTTGGTTGCGTTTTGAGtagtaatattttctttccatCCTTTaacaattgaataaatattcataatataaGATAACAGTAACTGTTGTGTTTGCATTTGAAAAAATGAGgttacaaatgtaaaaaaattttgaaaagataagttaaagatattttacatagacttttttcattaaatatctGAAATCAgaaatataatataacataatgcattatgaaataataatattaattactTACATTTGTCTGTAATTGTGCGCTTTAATTAGACCTTTAATTTCATCACGCTTTATCGGGTCTCTGGTGGCTTGTAGCTGCGCATCAAGTTTTGTACAGGTGttgcattttgaaaaagaattagtctgaaaaaaaaaatcaacaattttctAACAATGCTATGATACTTAGTCTCATGAAATGGCTtcctaaaatataaattgaggAAATACTTTTAACTttgtttatcattattgatatattaatgtttatgcctttttacattttgacttGATGGTAATTGAATCCTAAAAAATCTTACATACATCACACgtaatttaaagttaaaatatgtttttacacGTACCTGCTTTATTTTTAGACTGGGAAAATTGTCTGcccaaattttgtaaaaatttgaccttgaaacaGTTTTCTGCATTTTTTCCACAGTTTCGTCAAAATATTGGTTGAAGATGTCAATTTTCCTGGTTTTGTATGCCAAAAGAACGATACCCTTGTCAGGCATTTGGTCCCCGTGAAAAACAGCATAATCGTTTAGCCAGTCCATTGCTAATTCCGAAGTTTTGTGCAGTGTTTTGGCATTTCTGTATCCTGCTGAAAGCGCACCTTtctcaaattttgaaatgtatttgtaataaaatgatttGTCCAGTCTGTACAAATTCCTAAAGCATTTTGCGCAAATCTGTCGCCCATCTTCTATAGTGTATCTGACGGATATTTCTTTGTTAATGGCCTCGGAATATTTGTCAGAGAACCATTCAACTCTGCTTTCAAAGTCCTTTGTCCAAACCCTTGTTCTTACTTTTTTTACGAAATCTGTATTTATTCCACTTAAGCAAGATAATCGGCACTTTCTTGATCTAACTAAACAGATAAATGTTGTTGAAAGTGCTTTCTGTAGTAACTTTCGGTGTCTAGATGATTTAACTACAATagcaaagaaatgaaaaactcTTGATTAGGTTGGAGAACTTTCTCTCTTAAGTGTTTTCTCTCTATCTATCTcttctcctctctctctctctctctctctctctctctctctctctctctctctctctttcaaatcTTGATACATGTGTAACACTCGATAATTATTCATTGTTTATTGTACGTGTAATCAAACATTGGTATTCAAGAAAAGAGAGGCCTACAGGCCATGA
This genomic interval carries:
- the LOC128164201 gene encoding uncharacterized protein LOC128164201 yields the protein MVLSTAVIIILISVSAIAPNPKNVRTEENEGDDILGQSLIEVEATMASFEMTSLSTDTLGQSLQGIDNINDAVNQSCILSSSSYTEMDISEISNFEENSVSKSNRNNPENRFTTSTPRKQKTRQSSENIPSITDDIDISECSSIGENSLEEEQPLTFESSFETTMPCTSSTPLLIKKKRTTVKSSRHRKLLQKALSTTFICLVRSRKCRLSCLSGINTDFVKKVRTRVWTKDFESRVEWFSDKYSEAINKEISVRYTIEDGRQICAKCFRNLYRLDKSFYYKYISKFEKGALSAGYRNAKTLHKTSELAMDWLNDYAVFHGDQMPDKGIVLLAYKTRKIDIFNQYFDETVEKMQKTVSRSNFYKIWADNFPSLKIKQTNSFSKCNTCTKLDAQLQATRDPIKRDEIKGLIKAHNYRQMMERKYYYSKRNQAKESKRRYMSIIIDGMDQMKTNLPHFLGRQSNDLDMANLLSTHIQGVINHGLDKFTKYVDINEYAHDSNMVMNTVLKELYSASLQMGNFLPPTLYVQADNCFRENKNKFVLAFCEMLVWKNIFKEVHISFLFVGHTHEDIDAGFSKIADQLRRNEASTIPRLLSLIPNTRQLKGLYDIRNWLSPYLNSVSQHTKPHHFRFYRDYQNQVVSEYKGSHNNLWKRLPSTILKQMPNGLPQILIPPYFEKINIEALEKNIDRSKFLFSEQSQFQWWKRFVNYLKDLKSDLTLRTRYAKDQARWLLPLLPKQRENADQEEAGPSRLDPELHEMVDKELDEPIVQMRVQKNTNPLRRTPGANASNRKSQNKDDVLNIANTDDQKSTHLKKRTKKKTNKQIIVRTIFQTLVYFYRVDTDKHFYLDLFLDLIQAIHSICGIFIFLHIYAMSYNLSVFAFLWHLTIRCHLYRTAYTSLLFLNYFEIFLERSYMPSICFSG